The stretch of DNA GGCGACGACGGCGACGAGTCCGGCGGGCCGTGGCAGCAGGGCGGCGAGTGCCGCGAAGAGGACGGCGCCTAGGACGGTGCCGAGGGCGCGACACAGGACGCGCGACGCCAGCGGTCCGAGGTCGGGCTTGACCAGGAAGACGGCCGTGGCCGGCAGCCAGTACCAGTGCGGGTGGTGCAGGGCCTGCGCGACCGCGGCGCTCGCCCCGAAGCAGAGCGCGACCCGCACGCCGTACTCGCGCCCGCCGGGACCGGCCGCGGTGCGCAGCACGTCGAGGGGGCCGCGCTTGTGGCCGCGCGGAGGCCGGGCGCTACCGCTGTCGAAGGCTTCGGCGGCGTTCAGCAGGGCGTCGTCGAGGGCGCGGAGCCCGGCGCCGGAGCGGGCGGGCGCGGGCAGCGGCCCGCAGGGAGCACCGTCACGGATGGCGGCGGCAAGGCGGCGCGGCCCCTCCCCCGTGCGCGCCGGGAGCGGCTCACCGGCCCAGGCGAGCGCGGTCGCCGCCTCGCCGAGGGGCAGCGCGGCGAGGTACTGCGCATGCAGCCGCCGCTCGGCGGCCGAGCTGGCGTGTCGGCGCAGGCGCGGCCCCGTGAGGGCGTCCTGGGCTTGGTCGAGGGCGGCGGTGAGTGCGGCGCGGCGGGCGGTGGAGTGGGGGGTTCCGACTGCGTCGAGGAGCGCGGCGACGGCTTCGTAGACGGCGGATACGGCGGTGCGTTCGCCGTCGAGGCGGTAGGGCCGTGGGGACCGGCCGGGCGACGGTGAGGGCGAGGGGAGCACGACCCGCAGCACGATCAGCCACGCGGCACCGGCGAGAAAGTACAGCGCCCGCTGCCACCCGGGCTCGGGCGACGGCATCCCCGCCCCGATGGCGGCGGCGACGAGCAGCTGCGTGCCACCGGCTGAGGCGACGGGTCCGAGAGCGCTGAACGCACCGGCGAAAAGCCCGAGCACGGCGAAGAGGAGCGGCAGCAGGAACGGCCCGCCGACCGGTTCGCGTTCGCCAATGGCCGCCTCGAGGACACCAATGTCCGCCCCGAGGGAGCCGACGTACGCTCCGAAGACGAGCCCACCCGCCCCCGCGAGTGCGGGAACCCCGAGCCGCCGCACGGCGGCGCGCCGGCTCCCCGGCCGGTCGTTGATCCCGGCCAGCATGGCCCCGAGCGCGGCCACCACCCCCACGGAGACCCGCCCGACGACCACGCCCGCGCACAGCAGCGGCCCCGCGGCCAGCGCACCCCGCAGAACGGCGTGCCACGGCACGGGCCCACGCTGCGTACGCAGGGCATGGCCGAGCCAAGGCGGAAGGGAAGTTACGCGCGGGATCACCGTGCTCACCGTGTTCCTGTCGTCATCGGGACGTGCATCGACGGGTACGTGCCGCCGGACGACATCGGCCTGGGCATGTGATCAACCGTAAACGGCCTTCTTGGAGGGAAAGGGACGGGCCTATTTCGATGATGTGACGCTTGGCGGGCGGTTTGTGAACGGCCTGTGGGCAGCGGGAGGGGCGGTGGGTGGCGGGGGTATCCGGCGGCCACGAGGCGAATACGGGCGCGAGGCGAATACGGCGGCTGCCGGACGAGGACAGCACCCGCACGCAATCTCAACTGATATGCGCCGAAGCCTAGTTGTCCGTCATATCCCCCGGCACCATGCATACATGAACAGCGGCGCCGGAAGGATTCCCTCGCCACCATCGCCTCCACCGTTGCCGCCGGCAAAGCGGTGCAACACGGTACTCAGGCTCTATGACGCTCCCCTGTACCGGGACTGGGCAGCCTGGACGACCGCGTTCATGGCGGTGATGACGGCTTTCGCCATCGGCACGAGCGAGGATCCGCGCGGCATGCCCGCATGGCTGGACACCTCGCTGGCGACGATCACGTTCACCGTGCTGTTCGGCGTGCTGCCGACGTGGGTTCGCCTCTGGATCAGGCGGCGAAGGTGGCGTACGCGAGATGGGGGCCAACGCCCGGTTGGCCGTGCGTCACTGCCGCCGGTTCAGGAGGTGCTGGCCCCAGTACAGGAGATGCAGTCTCCGGCTCGGGAGGCCGAGCCGCGGCCGCGGCCGCGGAGGGCCGAGCCCCAGCCGCGGAAGGCCGAGCCCCCGGCGGCCGGATCCGACCGCGTGGCTGCTGTGTCCCAGGTCATGACGCACGCACGGCAGACCGTGCCGCACCCGGTTGCCCGCGCCATCCGCGCGCTCCAGCAG from Streptomyces sp. BA2 encodes:
- a CDS encoding FUSC family protein — translated: MIPRVTSLPPWLGHALRTQRGPVPWHAVLRGALAAGPLLCAGVVVGRVSVGVVAALGAMLAGINDRPGSRRAAVRRLGVPALAGAGGLVFGAYVGSLGADIGVLEAAIGEREPVGGPFLLPLLFAVLGLFAGAFSALGPVASAGGTQLLVAAAIGAGMPSPEPGWQRALYFLAGAAWLIVLRVVLPSPSPSPGRSPRPYRLDGERTAVSAVYEAVAALLDAVGTPHSTARRAALTAALDQAQDALTGPRLRRHASSAAERRLHAQYLAALPLGEAATALAWAGEPLPARTGEGPRRLAAAIRDGAPCGPLPAPARSGAGLRALDDALLNAAEAFDSGSARPPRGHKRGPLDVLRTAAGPGGREYGVRVALCFGASAAVAQALHHPHWYWLPATAVFLVKPDLGPLASRVLCRALGTVLGAVLFAALAALLPRPAGLVAVVAVCGALIPVATRHFAAQTAVVTVLVLALVMVGGEPQASWGRIGETLLACGIVLLVGHLPWPVQRGGRVQDRLSAARASAHAYLRHVLSGAGGAGDGNGHGGPAGADHRADHRAARWALRREAYRTLAEARAAIDLAAAELPTLARHSEGSEQVAATLERLVDTTTACAVHVDDTGRLPRRHAERIDALLAELTAVA